One Pygocentrus nattereri isolate fPygNat1 chromosome 12, fPygNat1.pri, whole genome shotgun sequence DNA window includes the following coding sequences:
- the LOC108416102 gene encoding interferon-induced protein 44-like isoform X2 gives MEKCRLEYKTYKIRNVNGGFLPFVMNDVMGLENKDGVQTADVISALLGHVKEGYEFNPDTPLTEGDRNYVSNPSPDDKVHCLVTIVSANSLSLMDQSVIKKMKTVKQQANDIDIPQIVLLTKIDEVCPLVKKDLKKTYTSKKIHEKINQCSNLIGTPVKFIFPVKNYCYESDTNDPTDILIMLALRHIVSAANDYVASL, from the exons ATGGAGAAATGTAGACTGGAA TACAAGACCTACAAAATCAGAAATGTAAATGGTGGATTTTTACCATTTGTCATGAATGATGTCATGGGCCTTGAAAACAAAGATGGAGTTCAAACAGCTGATGTCATCAGTGCCCTATTGGGCCATGTGAAAGAAGGATATGAG TTTAATCCTGACACTCCTCTGACAGAAGGTGACCGTAACTATGTTAGTAACCCCAGCCCAGATGATAAAGTTCACTGTCTGGTGACCATTGTGTCAGCAAACAGCCTCTCTCTAATGGATCAGTCTGTCATCAAAAAGATGAAAACAGTCAAACAACAAGCCAATGACATTG ACATTCCTCAAATCGTTCTTTTGACAAAGATTGATGAAGTCTGCCCCCTTGTTAAAAAAGATCTGAAAAAGACCTACACAAGCAAGAAAATTCATGAAAAG aTCAACCAGTGCTCTAATCTGATTGGAACTCCTGTGAAGTTTATCTTCCCAGTCAAGAACTACTGTTATGAATCTGACACAAATGATCCAACAGACATCCTCATTATGTTAGCACTACGCCACATTGTCAGTGCTGCTAATGACTATGTTGCATCCCTGTAA
- the LOC108416102 gene encoding interferon-induced protein 44-like isoform X1 yields the protein MGGSSSKEQEAPPSLELEQPWRNVDWNGRGRLECELRNTKIRSSDVSHLRILLYGQIGVGKSCFVNSVDSAFQHEIINRAGEAPCSGKSYTKKYKTYKIRNVNGGFLPFVMNDVMGLENKDGVQTADVISALLGHVKEGYEFNPDTPLTEGDRNYVSNPSPDDKVHCLVTIVSANSLSLMDQSVIKKMKTVKQQANDIDIPQIVLLTKIDEVCPLVKKDLKKTYTSKKIHEKINQCSNLIGTPVKFIFPVKNYCYESDTNDPTDILIMLALRHIVSAANDYVASL from the exons ATGGGAGGATCCTCATCAAAAG aACAGGAAGCACCCCCATCATTAG agcTTGAACAACCATGGAGAAATGTAGACTGGAA TGGAAGAGGTAGACTTGAGTGTGAGCTGAGGAATACCAAAATCAGAAGTTCAGATGTCAGCCATCTCAGAATCCTTCTGTATGGACAAATCGGAGTGGGAAAGTCCTGTTTCGTCAACTCTGTTGACAGTGCTTTCCAACATGAAATTATAAACAGAGCTGGGGAGGCACCATGTTCAGGCAAAAGTTACACCAAAAAA TACAAGACCTACAAAATCAGAAATGTAAATGGTGGATTTTTACCATTTGTCATGAATGATGTCATGGGCCTTGAAAACAAAGATGGAGTTCAAACAGCTGATGTCATCAGTGCCCTATTGGGCCATGTGAAAGAAGGATATGAG TTTAATCCTGACACTCCTCTGACAGAAGGTGACCGTAACTATGTTAGTAACCCCAGCCCAGATGATAAAGTTCACTGTCTGGTGACCATTGTGTCAGCAAACAGCCTCTCTCTAATGGATCAGTCTGTCATCAAAAAGATGAAAACAGTCAAACAACAAGCCAATGACATTG ACATTCCTCAAATCGTTCTTTTGACAAAGATTGATGAAGTCTGCCCCCTTGTTAAAAAAGATCTGAAAAAGACCTACACAAGCAAGAAAATTCATGAAAAG aTCAACCAGTGCTCTAATCTGATTGGAACTCCTGTGAAGTTTATCTTCCCAGTCAAGAACTACTGTTATGAATCTGACACAAATGATCCAACAGACATCCTCATTATGTTAGCACTACGCCACATTGTCAGTGCTGCTAATGACTATGTTGCATCCCTGTAA